A single Nicotiana tabacum cultivar K326 chromosome 5, ASM71507v2, whole genome shotgun sequence DNA region contains:
- the LOC107787210 gene encoding putative pectin methylesterase CGR3 has product MARRPNTFRRLGDAGSIPFVGSFHPKSRPSPLLSIGLVVVGALLIIGYLYHGSGGAADAFSRLEGGVSCTSELQRALPALKKAYGDSMQKVLHVGPDACSMVSTLLKEEGTEAWGVEPYELDETDGNCRSLVYRGIVRVADIKFPLPYRSNSFSLVIVSDAVDYLSPKYLNKTLPELARVAADGLVVLSGYPGQQRAKVAELSKFGRPAKLRSSSWWIRFFVQSSLEENEVAIKKFEQASKNSYKPACQIFHLKPLH; this is encoded by the exons ATGGCAAGAAGGCCAAATACCTTTCGTCGTCTTGGAGATGCTGGGAGCATTCCGTTTGTTGGCTCCTTTCACCCGAAATCACGTCCATCTCCTTTATTGTCTATAGGACTTGTAGTTGTG GGTgcattgttgattattggttattTATATCACGGTTCAG GTGGAGCTGCTGATGCTTTCAGTAGACTTGAAG GTGGTGTTTCATGCACATCAGAACTTCAAAGAGCATTACCTGCATTGAAGAAAGCATATGGCGACAGCATGCAGAAAGTATTACATGTAGGCCCTGACGCTTGTTCTATGGTGTCTACACTGTTAAAAGAGGAGGGTACTGAAGCATGGGGTGTTGAACCATATGAGCTAGATGAAACTGATGGAAATTGCAGAAGTCTTGTTTACAGAGGAATTGTGCGAGTAGCTGATATCAAGTTTCCTCTTCCCTACCGGTCAAACTCATTCTCTCTTGTCATTGTGTCGGATGCAGTGGATTACTTGTCTCCAAAATATCTCAACAAGACTCTTCCAGAATTGGCAAGGGTGGCTGCTGACGGTTTAGTTGTTTTATCTG GTTATCCAGGTCAGCAAAGGGCTAAAGTAGCAGAACTCTCAAAATTCGGCCGCCCT GCCAAATTGCGGAGCTCATCCTGGTGGATTAGATTTTTTGTTCAATCCAGCTTAGAAGAGAATGAAGTTGCAATCAAGAAGTTTGAACAAGCAAGCAAGAATTCTTATAAACCGGCCTGCCAAATTTTCCACCTCAAACCACTCCACTGA